Genomic DNA from Candidatus Sulfurimonas marisnigri:
ATTCATATGTTCTAACTGCTGTGTATTCTAGCCAAGTATCAGTTAAAGTCCAATAACTTCTATCATCATAATCAACTGGGCTTAGTAATGAATCAGGATATAAACTTAATGCATCTCTTAAATTTGACGGCCCAAAAAGTGGCAATACTATATGTGGTCCACTACCAACGCCATAAAAGCCTAATGTTTGACCAAAATCTTCTTTATGCTCTACAAGTTTAAAATAACTTTTTGCAGGATCAAACAAGCCTAATATACCAATTGTAGTGTTTATTACGAATCTTCCAGTCTCCTCTGAAGCATTTTTAAATTTACCTTGCAGAAGATTATTTACAAATCGTTGTGGAAAATAGATATTATTGAAAAAATTTCCTACACTTATTCTAATCTCTTCATGAACTACTGCTTTGTAACCTTTTGAAACCGGTTTTAAAAAATATTCATATACTCCATCATTAAAACTTGTCATAACTCTATTGTATCCACCAAATGGATCATAAATTTCTTCTGCTTTAAGTTCATTCTCAAATTCATCAAGCAGTTCATCACCCTTTTCTTGATACTGAAATATATCACTTGGTTCTTGAACATTTTTTAAACTACATCCGCTAAAACCAAGCACTATTGATATTAAAAAAATTAAATGTGTGAACTTCAATCTATACCCTCACCCTATCTTCTAATGCTCTCGTTAAAGAGAGTAAATCTATATTTTCCAGACTAACACCTGTTGGAACACCCTGAGCAATTTTTGAATAGTTAATGTTAAAAGAACTCAATTTATCTTCTATATATAATATAACGGCGTCATTTGCTATTGACGGAGTGAGTGCAAAAACCACCTCTTTTATGCCACTGTTAGCCATTTCAACCAAGCTTGACATATCTAGTTCTTCCAAAGACTCCAGCACAAAGTATCTCCCATCAAAAAGAGCATTTTCTTCCAAAAGAAGTATATCCTTAGCATTTTCAACTATACAAAGCAAAGAGTTATCTCTGCTCTCATCACAACAGATAAAACATAAATCATCTTCGCTCATACCACCACATGAACTACACTTTTTCAAACAGCCAAGTCCTTCTTCGATAGCATGTGCAATCTTCATACCAACAAAACTATCTTTTATTAACATATGATAAGCTAATCTTGTTGCTGATTTTTTTCCTATAGTTGGAAGTTCTTGAAGTGCATCTACAAGTTTATTAAATTTATTTAACGAACCTCTCATTAATTAATCTCATTTTTTGGGAGAAGTATCCATAATTTCAAAGGTGATTTCAATTCACCTGCTATCTCTGCCGCCTCATCCCCAAAACCTAAAAACATATCTGCTCTTATACTACCTTTGATTGCACCACCTGTATCTTGTGCCATAACGATTCTGTTAACACTTTTCTTATTTATATCAGCACTAAGATACAGCATACTTCCAAGCGGAATAAAGCTTGGGTCAACAGCTACTGAACGCTCTGGAGTAAGAGCCAATCCTAATGCTCCAGTCGCTTTTTGTATACTTTGTTTAAAAAATACTATCGACCTGTTATAATTAAGTACTTCATCAACTCTGGAAGTGTTTTTTATAAACCACTCTTTAATTGTCTGCAAAGATATATTCTCTTTTGATATTTCGCCCATTTCAATTAAGTGTTTTCCAATAGAGCTAT
This window encodes:
- a CDS encoding MlaA family lipoprotein, whose translation is MKFTHLIFLISIVLGFSGCSLKNVQEPSDIFQYQEKGDELLDEFENELKAEEIYDPFGGYNRVMTSFNDGVYEYFLKPVSKGYKAVVHEEIRISVGNFFNNIYFPQRFVNNLLQGKFKNASEETGRFVINTTIGILGLFDPAKSYFKLVEHKEDFGQTLGFYGVGSGPHIVLPLFGPSNLRDALSLYPDSLLSPVDYDDRSYWTLTDTWLEYTAVRTYEYVNTNSLDIERYEEMKKDAVDLYPFLRDIYEQYRDNQIKE
- the recR gene encoding recombination mediator RecR gives rise to the protein MRGSLNKFNKLVDALQELPTIGKKSATRLAYHMLIKDSFVGMKIAHAIEEGLGCLKKCSSCGGMSEDDLCFICCDESRDNSLLCIVENAKDILLLEENALFDGRYFVLESLEELDMSSLVEMANSGIKEVVFALTPSIANDAVILYIEDKLSSFNINYSKIAQGVPTGVSLENIDLLSLTRALEDRVRV